The following are from one region of the Nicotiana tomentosiformis chromosome 7, ASM39032v3, whole genome shotgun sequence genome:
- the LOC104099891 gene encoding mitochondrial import inner membrane translocase subunit TIM14-2 yields MPAPLVAGLAIAAAAYAGRYGIQAWKSFKARPPTARMRKFYEGGFQPKMNRREAALILGVRESVQADKVREAHRKVMVANHPDAGGSHYLASKINEAKDTLLGNTKNIGSAF; encoded by the exons ATG CCTGCACCATTGGTAGCAGGACTGGCTATAGCTGCCGCTGCATATGCTGGAAGGTATGGAATCCAGGCATGGAAATCATTCAAAGCCAGACCTCCGACTGCAAGAATGCGCAAGTTTTATGAAGGAGGTTTTCAGCCTAAAATGAACAGGAGGGAAGCAGCTCTTATTCTTGGAGTCAG GGAAAGCGTTCAAGCAGATAAAGTAAGGGAAGCACATAGGAAGGTGATGGTAGCTAACCATCCAGACGCAGGAGGTAGTCACTACCTTGCTTCTAAAATTAATGAAGCCAAAGACACCTTGCTTGGAAATACGAAGAATATCGGATCCGCATTTTAG
- the LOC104117325 gene encoding protein IQ-DOMAIN 2-like, producing the protein MGRKGSWFSSVKKALSPDPKEKADKKASKSKKKWFGKEKQTLPDSSTVVTATVSPPRPAPPVEEVKFDEVEEEQTKHAYSIAVATAAAAEAAVAAAHAAAEVVRLTTVNQFAGKSNEEVAAIRVQTAFRGYLARRALRALRGLVRLKSLVDGPTAKRQTANALKCMQASSRVQSQISSRRIRMLEENRALQRQLMQKHAKELESLRRGEEWDDSLQTQEQVEASLLSKYEAAIRRERALAYSYSHQQTWKKSSRSANLLFMDPTNPQWGWSWLERWTGARPWETQSLSEKECKNDQMSVRSMSITGGEIARAFARHQLNSELPSSPTTPSKPAASVTARKLKSASPRVSAINQDDDDARSMFSVQSERNRRHSIAGSSIRDDESLASSPSVPSYMASTKSAKAKTRLQSPLGVENGTPEKGSAGPVKKRLSYPPSPARPRRHSGPPKINNTSLNTSIVEDNVNVVVN; encoded by the exons ATGGGGAGGAAAGGAAGCTGGTTTTCTTCTGTAAAGAAGGCTCTGAGCCCTGATCCTAAGGAAAAGGCAGACAAG AAAGCAAGTAAATCAAAGAAGAAATGGTTCGGGAAAGAAAAGCAGACGCTCCCCGATTCTTCGACTGTGGTGACCGCCACAGTGTCGCCTCCTCGTCCTGCCCCTCCTGTGGAAGAGGTCAAATTTGATGAAGTGGAAGAGGAGCAGACGAAACATGCTTATTCCATCGCAGTTGCCACAGCTGCTGCTGCTGAAGCTGCTGTTGCAGCTGCCCATGCTGCTGCAGAGGTTGTTCGATTAACTACAGTGAACCAATTCGCTGGTAAATCAAATGAAGAAGTAGCTGCAATCCGAGTTCAGACTGCCTTTCGAGGTTATCTG GCGAGGAGGGCATTGAGGGCATTAAGAGGACTTGTCAGACTCAAATCACTTGTTGATGGACCTACTGCCAAACGACAAACGGCAAATGCTCTCAAATGCATGCAGGCTTCATCTCGTGTTCAATCTCAGATTAGTTCTAGAAGGATCAGGATGTTGGAGGAGAACCGAGCTCTCCAGAGGCAGCTTATGCAGAAGCATGCGAAAGAACTCGAGAGTTTGAGG AGAGGAGAGGAATGGGATGATAGTCTACAAACGCAGGAGCAGGTTGAAGCTAGCTTGCTCAGCAAATATGAAGCTGCAATTAGACGAGAAAGAGCACTTGCGTATTCATATTCTCACCAG CAAACCTGGAAGAAATCATCAAGATCTGCCAATTTGTTGTTTATGGATCCAACCAATCCTCAGTGGGGTTGGAGCTGGCTAGAGCGATGGACAGGTGCTAGGCCTTGGGAAACTCAAAGCTTATCTGAGAAAGAATGTAAAAATGATCAGATGTCTGTTAGAAGCATGAGCATTACTGGAGGTGAAATTGCCAGGGCGTTTGCCCGTCATCAGCTGAATTCTGAACTCCCTTCATCCCCTACTACTCCTTCGAAGCCAGCCGCTTCAGTAACAGCGAGAAAACTGAAATCAGCAAGCCCAAGAGTTAGTGCAATAAAccaagatgatgatgatgctcgAAGCATGTTTAGCGTGCAATCAGAACGGAACAGGAGGCATAGCATTGCAGGGTCATCTATAAGAGACGATGAGAGCTTGGCGAGCTCTCCCTCAGTCCCAAGTTACATGGCCTCTACGAAGTCTGCAAAAGCAAAAACACGGTTGCAGAGTCCATTGGGCGTGGAGAACGGCACGCCAGAAAAGGGATCAGCAGGGCCTGTGAAGAAGCGGCTCTCTTATCCACCTTCACCTGCCCGGCCAAGGCGGCATTCAGGCCCACCAAAAATTAACAACACCTCATTGAACACCTCCATCGTTGAGGATAATGTGAATGTTGTCGTCAACTAA